The Brachionichthys hirsutus isolate HB-005 chromosome 1, CSIRO-AGI_Bhir_v1, whole genome shotgun sequence genome has a window encoding:
- the nae1 gene encoding NEDD8-activating enzyme E1 regulatory subunit — translation MAATKASKEQKYDRQLRLWGDHGQEALENAHVCLINAAATGTEILKNLVLPGIGAFTIVDGHTVTGEDVGNNFFLCSDSIGKSRAQAATELLQELNSDVSGNFVEESPDKLLDNDPEFFHRFTIVIGVHLPESTCLRLGSVLWSASVPFLVCKTYGMMGYMRLVVQEHTVIESHPDNALEDLRLDQPFPELKEHLQSYDLDGMDKKDHSHTPWIIIVAKNLEKWLSEHNCQPPRNYKDKEAFRQFIREGILKNENGVPEDEENFEEAIKNVNTALNPTKIPAAVEDLFNSEQCNNITPQTLSFWVMLRAVKEFVQSEGSGSLPLRGTIPDMIADSQKFIDIQNVYREKAMRDAAAVSNHVERLLQSVGKPPEGISERDVKLVCKNSSFLRVVRCRSLAEEYGVETVNKDEITSCMDNPDSEMVFYLMLRAIDRFYQRHARYPGVYDYQVEEDISRLKLCVNSLLQEYSLNVNIKDDYIHEFCRYGAAEPHTVAAFLGGSAAQEAIKIISHQFVPFSNTFIYNAMSQTSATLQL, via the exons ATGGCGGCCACCAAAGCGTCCAAAGAACAGAAATATGACAGGCAGCTCAG GCTGTGGGGCGACCACGGCCAGGAGGCACTGGAGAACGCGCATGTTTGTCTCATTAACGCCGCAGCAACCGGAACAGAGATCCTGAAGAACTTGGTGCTTCCAG GGATCGGTGCATTTACTATAGTTGATGGGCACACGGTTACTGGGGAGGATGTCGGAAACAA CTTTTTTCTTTGCAGCGACAGCATTGGAAAG AGCAGAGCTCAGGCTGCCACTGAGCTGCTACAAGAGCTGAACAGCGACGTCTCTGGAAACTTCGTCGAGGAG AGTCCGGACAAGCTCCTGGACAACGATCCAGAGTTCTTCCACAGGTTCACCATAGTCATCGGCGTCCATTTACCAGAAAG CACATGTTTGAGGCTCGGTTCCGTTCTGTGGAGCGCCTCTGTGCCGTTTCTGGTCTGCAAAACCTACGGCATGATGGGCTACATGAGGCTCGTGGTGCAGGAACACACAG TGATAGAATCTCACCCAGACAACGCCTTGGAGGATTTGAGGTTAGACCAGCCGTTTCCTGAACTGAAGGAGCATCTTCAGTCCTATGATCTCGACGGCATGGACAAAAAG GATCACAGTCACACACCGTGGATTATAATTGTTGCTAAGAACCTGGAGAAGTGGCTCAGTGAG CACAACTGTCAGCCGCCGCGGAATTACAAGGACAAAGAGGCCTTCAGGCAGTTTATTCGAGAAG GAATTCTGAAGAATGAAAACGGCGTACCGGAGGACGAAGAAAACTTTGAGGAAGCtataaaaaatgtgaacacggctTTAAACCCAACCAAG ATTCCTGCTGCTGTTGAGGACCTTTTCAATAGCGAGCAGTGTAACAACATCACGCCGCAG ACCCTCTCCTTCTGGGTGATGCTGCGAGCCGTGAAGGAGTTCGTTCAAAGTGAAGGCAGCGGAAGCCTGCCGTTACGCGGAACCATCCCGGATATGATCGCCGACTCTCAGAAATTCATCGACATACAAAACGT TTACAGGGAAAAGGCCATGCGGGATGCAGCGGCTGTTTCTAACCACGTGGAACGTTTGCTGCAGTCGGTTGGAAAG CCACCAGAGGGCATCTCTGAGAGGGACGTGAAGCTCGTTT GTAAGAATTCTTCCTTCCTGCGGGTGGTGCGCTGCAGGTCTTTGGCTGAAGAATACGGCGTGGAAACAGTAAATAAAGATGAAATCA CCTCATGCATGGACAATCCAGACAGCGAGATGGTCTTTTACCTCATGCTTCGTGCTATTGATCGCTTCTATCAGCGGCACGCCCGCTATCCAG GCGTCTATGACTaccaggtggaggaggacatcAGCAGACTGAAGCTCTGCGTGAACAGCCTCCTGCAGGAGTACAGCCTCAACGTCAATATCAAAGACGATTACATCCACGAGTT CTGTCGCTACGGTGCCGCTGAGCCGCACACAGTCGCTGCGTTCTTGGGAG GATCAGCTGCGCAGGAGGCCATCAAGATCATCAGCCACCAGTTTGTGCCCTTCAGCAACACTTTCATTTACAACGCCATGTCACAGACGTCCGCCACGTTACAGTTGTAA
- the ca7 gene encoding carbonic anhydrase 7, protein MTGNHWGYGKEDGPSKWHTNFPIAQGNRQSPIDIVPHQASHDASLGPIDLNYDHCTSISVANNGHSVVVEFDDTDDRSVIQGGPLDDPYRLKQFHFHWGGKGSHGSEHTVAGNGYASELHLVHWNAVKYDTFGEAAKAPDGLAVLGVFLQTGNGHRWLHAITDALYTVKFKGSITDFKHFNPKCLLPSSLHYWTYLGSLTTPPLHESVTWIILKEPIVVSEKQLGKFRMLLFTGEEEDQRKHMENNFRPPQPLKGREVRSSN, encoded by the exons ATGACAGGGAATCACTGGGGATATGGAAAAGAGGACG GTCCTTCTAAGTGGCACACAAACTTCCCCATCGCCCAGGGCAACCGTCAGTCTCCCATTGACATCGTCCCTCATCAGGCGTCGCATGACGCCAGCCTGGGTCCGATTGACCTGAACTACGATCACTGTACCTCCATCAGCGTGGCTAACAACGGCCACTCCGTCGTTGTCGAGTTTGATGACACCGACGACAGATCCG TGATCCAGGGGGGCCCTCTGGATGACCCCTACAGACTGAAACAGTTTCACTTCCACTGGGGGGGGAAAGGCAGCCACGGCTCTGAACACACCGTGGCAGGAAACGGCTACGCATCTGAG CTTCATCTTGTTCACTGGAACGCCGTTAAGTACGACACGTTTGGGGAAGCAGCCAAAGCTCCGGATGGCCTCGCCGTCCTCGGCGTCTTTTTACAA ACAGGTAATGGCCATCGATGGCTCCACGCGATAACAGACGCTCTCTACACGGTGAAGTTTAAG GGAAGTATCACAGACTTCAAACATTTCAACCCTAAGTGCCTCCTGCCCAGCAGCCTGCACTACTGGACCTACCTGGGGTCGCTGACCACGCCCCCCCTGCACGAGAGCGTCACCTGGATCATCCTGAAGGAGCCAATCGTAGTCTCCGAAAAACAG ctgGGCAAGTTTAGGATGCTCCTGTTCACCGGAGAAGAAGAGGATCAGAGGAAACACATGGAAAACAACTTCAGGCCTCCTCAGCCTCTCAAAGGCAGAGAAGTACGTTCCTCCAATTAA